A stretch of Paenibacillus sp. URB8-2 DNA encodes these proteins:
- a CDS encoding outer membrane protein assembly factor BamB family protein: MFGQVLTTDENIYFSSAEKLYAVDTSTGEEKWSHSVNGQASVPAVVSDSVLYTDSSGLHAVQKGTGEEMWEYNFSSELAFPSRFPTTVASTNHVFITDLTKEGPAVLKAIDLQSGKEAWKLAGDWSSTIAPAVIQDKLYIPAAGKMLIINEKNGKELHSFNTKGVINSYAASDQQIIAVNISGNVASYDSNTGELLWEYDNELLGLPNSPDITISKDKVLLTEKKSGSIIALDASSGNEAWNKQFGEEKNSVVMGAAITTPSVIENTLYIGIFDGQDEQFKNLPDFSNLTAINEETGEKLWHYPVDDYIMYPPAFVNGSVIVTNMEQTVTAYQGGENAVKKEQTVDNEQEVKAADNTITNDGVMEKNSDGLYDLSLYEGNWSTPGSDEMAFKLSFTDSTSGVITFYSQGGENPQPFKYVYPSGTLMAKIGIEEKPTILILFDSGVLEYKDNEQKYFLEKTSAAAETGQEGELRVSGFEGKWCDSSQTLCFDLELIDDSGGTLEYYQEREPFKESFVITYEDEYSMVVEADGSEQVKLNLDADKNTLTYDIEFRKEKLTRQ; this comes from the coding sequence ATTTTTGGACAGGTTCTGACTACAGATGAGAATATATATTTCTCAAGTGCTGAGAAGCTATATGCGGTGGATACTTCCACGGGAGAAGAGAAGTGGAGTCATAGTGTGAACGGGCAGGCCTCAGTTCCAGCAGTTGTAAGTGATAGCGTACTTTATACGGATAGCTCAGGTTTGCATGCGGTTCAGAAGGGAACTGGAGAGGAAATGTGGGAGTATAATTTCAGTTCTGAATTAGCGTTTCCGTCGAGATTCCCAACTACAGTAGCTTCTACTAACCATGTGTTTATCACAGACCTAACCAAGGAAGGGCCAGCGGTTCTTAAAGCCATTGATCTCCAATCAGGAAAAGAAGCATGGAAGCTTGCGGGGGACTGGTCGTCGACCATAGCTCCTGCAGTGATTCAGGATAAGCTATACATTCCTGCTGCTGGAAAGATGCTTATTATTAATGAAAAGAACGGAAAAGAACTACATAGCTTTAACACTAAAGGAGTTATAAATAGCTATGCTGCTTCGGACCAGCAGATAATCGCCGTTAATATTAGCGGCAATGTTGCTAGCTATGACTCCAATACAGGCGAGCTATTATGGGAGTATGACAATGAATTATTAGGGCTGCCGAACTCTCCTGATATAACAATATCAAAGGATAAGGTGCTTCTCACAGAAAAGAAGAGTGGAAGCATAATCGCACTTGATGCGAGTTCTGGGAATGAAGCATGGAATAAGCAATTTGGAGAGGAGAAGAATTCCGTGGTGATGGGTGCGGCGATAACTACACCATCGGTCATTGAGAATACTCTTTACATTGGTATCTTTGATGGACAAGACGAGCAGTTTAAGAACTTGCCTGATTTCTCGAACCTTACAGCTATTAATGAAGAAACTGGTGAGAAGCTCTGGCATTATCCAGTGGATGATTACATTATGTATCCTCCAGCCTTTGTAAATGGGAGTGTCATTGTTACAAATATGGAGCAGACAGTCACAGCATATCAAGGTGGCGAAAATGCAGTAAAGAAAGAGCAAACGGTTGACAATGAGCAGGAAGTGAAAGCAGCCGATAATACAATCACTAATGACGGAGTAATGGAGAAGAACTCAGACGGGCTATATGATCTTAGCTTGTATGAAGGAAATTGGAGTACACCTGGCAGTGATGAAATGGCATTTAAACTTTCTTTTACTGACAGTACTTCTGGTGTTATAACCTTCTATAGTCAGGGGGGAGAAAATCCTCAACCGTTTAAGTATGTTTATCCTAGTGGAACGCTGATGGCCAAAATTGGAATTGAGGAAAAGCCAACCATACTCATACTCTTTGACTCAGGTGTATTGGAATATAAGGATAATGAACAGAAATATTTCTTGGAGAAAACAAGTGCAGCGGCAGAGACGGGACAGGAGGGAGAACTGCGTGTCAGTGGGTTTGAAGGCAAATGGTGCGATTCTTCGCAAACTTTATGCTTCGATCTTGAACTTATAGATGATTCTGGAGGAACGCTGGAATATTATCAGGAGCGGGAACCGTTTAAGGAGTCTTTTGTGATTACTTATGAAGACGAATATAGCATGGTTGTAGAGGCTGATGGCTCTGAGCAAGTTAAATTGAATTTGGATGCAGACAAGAATACCTTAACGTATGATATTGAATTTAGGAAGGAGAAACTAACAAGGCAATAA